TACCAGCTGTAACTGCATGCCGAGTGTCAAACATCCGGCGATGAGCGAGTTGGCGACATTGTTGTGGATGCCGACATAAGTCAGCGTAATGCCTTCGAATGTGCCGGCTGTTTCATAAATGGTCATCAGGTCGGCCAATGCCTGACAGGGATGATACTTGTCGCAGCAGCCGTTAATGACGGGAACGGAGGAATATTCCGCGAGCTGAAGCAGGTCCTCGTGCTTTTTCAGCCGAGCCATGATCAGGCTGCAGTTTCGGGATGCATACCTGGCCTCGTGCGAGATCGGCGAAATGCTGAAATTACTGGAATCCCAATCCATGACCGTCGCGTACCCGCCCATCTGATGGATGCCTGCATGAAACGACAGATGCGTCCGTGTCGACGTTTTCTGAAACAGCATAAGGATTCCGATGTTCCTGCAGGCCTCCTCGTATTTCTTGGGCTGCTGCTTGACGGCAAGTCCATTATGGATCAGGGTGTACAGGTCGTCTTCCCTCAGCTCTTTTAAAGACAACAGGTTGTTCAAACGATCACCTCAATATGAATAAATATACACTATTATGTATAGTAATTGATTTTATGCAGCCGGAACCGGAAAGTCAACGAGAAAATATTTCGAGGGCGGCTCCCCCAAAAAAACAAGACCCGGTCAGCCGGGGTCTTGTACAGGAGCGGGAATTGATGTCCGCTATTCATCTATGACCGCCGATTCGATTTTGATATAGGTAGAAACAAGTTTTCTGGTTGAAATTGGGCATCTAATCTTAAAGTTTATCTAAAGTGATAATGTCCACGGACCTAAACCCGTCGGGATCTGCGAATTTTTTAGTACCGTTTTAATGAGGACGGGCTGTAGTTTTCATGAAAGGAGGTGAAAAACAATGGAGAACGAGAAAAAGGTTTGGGAAGCTCCTATGCTCGGCGTTCTTGACGTGAGCGAAACGAAGTATGGCAAAGGTACCACGAACATCGACTTCGTAACGACGGACGACCTCGACATTTACAATCCGAGCTGATCGCTTTCATGACGCCTTTGAACGCAGCTGGAACAGCTTCATGTACATAGAGACAACCTGCAGATTTTAGATTTGAAGCTTGGATCGCCTCTCGAAAGGCGATTTTTTGTTTTTTACCCGGCACTCATGCCGTCAATTGCAAGGGATGAGACCGGGTCAGACGCGCAACGGGTCACCAGAACATTAAACGGGTCACGACGCCGATAGAGAAGGGCGTCTTTTTTATATACCATGGATGTACAGCTGACATGACTGTGACAATCGGCATCACGAATCGGCGGCGCTGCAAGAGGGGAGTCCCCGAGGCAACTCCAAGACCTGGCTTAAGCCGGCATGAACCGGTTTGGCATAATCCCATCCTTTTTTAAGGGAGGTCCAGTATTCGATGATGAAATGGAAAAGCAAAGCTTCATCGGTGACCGCGCTTCTGCTCGGCACCGCCCTCATTGTTTCCGCTTGCGGAGGGGGCGAAGGCAATACACCCTCGGCGGGCGGCGGAAGCGCCGCTGCCGGCGGCAGCTCCGGCGAACCGGCGGCCGGAGGCGACGGAGCGGCGGGCGCCGCATCCCAGCTTAAACCGTACAAGCTGAAGCTGGTCTATGAAGGTCCCCCGCAGGCCGACGAAG
This genomic window from Paenibacillus humicola contains:
- a CDS encoding ornithine carbamoyltransferase gives rise to the protein MNNLLSLKELREDDLYTLIHNGLAVKQQPKKYEEACRNIGILMLFQKTSTRTHLSFHAGIHQMGGYATVMDWDSSNFSISPISHEARYASRNCSLIMARLKKHEDLLQLAEYSSVPVINGCCDKYHPCQALADLMTIYETAGTFEGITLTYVGIHNNVANSLIAGCLTLGMQLQLVTPIVHEAARDEELMRAAAASGHIRRVDNLDEALSRTDFVYTDTWVDMEFVNSPEYEEEKRRRIRTMLPYQLKAELFSNRKPYVMHDMPIHPGYEIEEQLIESEQSIIFRQADNRLHVQKALMLSLLQK
- a CDS encoding paeninodin family lasso peptide, giving the protein MENEKKVWEAPMLGVLDVSETKYGKGTTNIDFVTTDDLDIYNPS